The Pseudomonas sp. TH06 genome has a window encoding:
- the greA gene encoding transcription elongation factor GreA, which produces MSLVKYPMTVQGARALEEEHTHLTKVVRPKLSQDIGTARELGDLKENAEYHAAREQQGMVEARIRDIEGRIQNQVIIDVTTIPHTGKVIFGTTVEIANVETDETVTYHIVGEDEADFKLGKISVGSPLARALIGKEEGDVVAVKTPGGVIEYEIVEVRHI; this is translated from the coding sequence ATGAGCTTAGTTAAATACCCGATGACTGTTCAGGGCGCTCGCGCCCTGGAAGAAGAACATACTCACCTGACCAAGGTCGTGCGTCCGAAGCTCAGCCAGGACATCGGTACGGCCCGCGAGTTGGGTGATTTGAAAGAAAACGCTGAATACCATGCTGCCCGCGAACAGCAAGGCATGGTCGAGGCGCGGATTCGTGACATCGAGGGCCGGATTCAGAATCAGGTCATCATTGATGTCACGACCATTCCTCATACCGGCAAAGTGATCTTCGGCACCACCGTCGAAATCGCCAACGTCGAGACTGATGAAACCGTCACTTACCACATCGTGGGTGAGGATGAGGCTGACTTCAAACTCGGCAAGATTTCGGTAGGCTCGCCTTTGGCCCGCGCCTTGATTGGCAAGGAAGAGGGCGATGTGGTCGCCGTGAAAACGCCTGGTGGCGTTATCGAGTACGAGATTGTCGAAGTCCGTCACATCTGA
- a CDS encoding MFS transporter, with product MLWQLTQMLWVGGLWLIHFGLQPVLGKIGLAPLLIDEVASAFEVLVVGFSAACVIFQALVLVQTEGLASLWRDFRGQVLLMALYACAMFVAVRVGWPDAQRWQVFSYLVLGFSGLVLIMQPVPGWSGRVREAHP from the coding sequence ATGCTTTGGCAGCTGACCCAGATGTTGTGGGTCGGCGGTCTCTGGTTGATTCATTTCGGTTTGCAGCCGGTGTTGGGCAAGATTGGTCTGGCGCCGCTGCTGATCGATGAAGTCGCCAGTGCATTTGAAGTGCTGGTGGTGGGTTTTTCCGCCGCATGCGTGATTTTTCAGGCTTTGGTGCTGGTGCAGACCGAGGGCCTTGCCAGTCTATGGCGGGATTTTCGCGGGCAGGTGCTGTTGATGGCGTTGTATGCGTGCGCGATGTTTGTCGCGGTGCGTGTCGGCTGGCCGGATGCGCAGCGCTGGCAGGTGTTCAGCTATCTTGTGTTGGGCTTTTCCGGGCTGGTGCTGATAATGCAGCCGGTGCCGGGATGGAGTGGCAGGGTGCGCGAAGCACACCCTTGA
- the carA gene encoding glutamine-hydrolyzing carbamoyl-phosphate synthase small subunit: MTKPAILALADGSIFRGEAIGADGQTVGEVVFNTAMTGYQEILTDPSYAQQIVTLTYPHIGNTGTNPGDAESDRVWSAGLVIRDLPLVASNWRNTMSLSDYLKANNVVAIAGIDTRRLTRILREKGAQNGCIMAGDNISEEAAIAAAQGFPGLKGMDLAKVVSTKTQYEWRSTVWDLKTDSHATIEASELPYHVVAFDYGVKVNILRMLVERGCRVTVVPAQTPAADVLALKPDGVFLSNGPGDPEPCDYAIQAIKDVLETEIPVFGICLGHQLLALASGAKTLKMGHGHHGANHPVQDLDTGVVMITSQNHGFAVDEATLPANVRAIHKSLFDGTLQGIERTDKSAFSFQGHPEASPGPNDVAPLFDRFINEMAKRR, translated from the coding sequence TTGACTAAGCCAGCCATACTCGCCCTTGCTGATGGCAGCATTTTTCGCGGCGAAGCCATTGGAGCCGACGGTCAAACCGTTGGTGAGGTGGTGTTCAACACCGCAATGACCGGCTATCAGGAAATCCTTACCGATCCTTCCTACGCCCAACAGATCGTTACCCTGACTTACCCGCACATCGGCAACACCGGCACCAACCCGGGCGATGCCGAGTCCGATCGCGTCTGGTCCGCTGGCCTGGTTATCCGTGACCTGCCACTGGTAGCGAGCAACTGGCGTAACACAATGTCCCTGTCCGACTACCTGAAAGCCAACAACGTTGTCGCTATCGCCGGTATCGACACCCGTCGCCTGACCCGCATCCTGCGTGAGAAAGGCGCACAGAACGGCTGCATCATGGCCGGCGACAACATCTCCGAAGAAGCTGCCATTGCCGCCGCGCAAGGCTTCCCGGGCCTGAAGGGCATGGATCTGGCGAAAGTCGTCAGCACCAAGACTCAATACGAATGGCGTTCGACTGTCTGGGACCTGAAAACAGACAGCCACGCGACCATCGAAGCCTCCGAGCTGCCTTACCACGTCGTCGCCTTTGACTACGGTGTCAAGGTCAACATCCTGCGCATGCTGGTCGAGCGCGGCTGCCGCGTTACTGTCGTGCCGGCGCAAACGCCTGCCGCCGACGTGCTCGCACTGAAGCCGGACGGCGTGTTCCTGTCCAACGGCCCTGGTGATCCGGAGCCATGCGACTACGCGATCCAGGCGATCAAAGACGTACTGGAAACCGAGATTCCGGTATTCGGCATCTGCCTTGGCCACCAACTGTTGGCTCTGGCCTCCGGCGCCAAGACCCTGAAAATGGGCCACGGCCACCACGGTGCCAACCACCCGGTGCAGGATCTGGACACTGGCGTGGTGATGATCACCAGCCAGAACCACGGTTTTGCGGTAGACGAAGCAACCCTGCCAGCCAACGTGCGTGCGATCCACAAGTCGCTGTTCGACGGCACCCTGCAAGGCATCGAGCGCACTGACAAGAGCGCGTTCAGCTTCCAGGGCCACCCTGAAGCGAGCCCGGGCCCGAACGATGTGGCGCCACTGTTCGACCGCTTCATCAACGAGATGGCCAAGCGACGCTAA
- the ftsH gene encoding ATP-dependent zinc metalloprotease FtsH produces MAKNLILWLIIAAVLVTVMNNFSSPNEPQTLNYSDFIQQVKDGKVERVAVDGYVITGKRNDGDSFKTIRPAIQDNGLIGDLVDNHVVVEGKQPEQQSIWTQLLVASFPILVIIAVFMFFMRQMQGGAGGKGGPMSFGKSKARLLSEDQVKTTLADVAGCDEAKEEVGELVEFLRDPGKFQRLGGRIPRGVLMVGPPGTGKTLLAKAIAGEAKVPFFTISGSDFVEMFVGVGASRVRDMFEQAKKHAPCIIFIDEIDAVGRHRGAGMGGGHDEREQTLNQLLVEMDGFEMNDGIIVIAATNRPDVLDPALLRPGRFDRQVVVGLPDIRGREQILKVHMRKVPMGDDVAPAVIARGTPGFSGADLANLVNEASLFAARAGKRIVEMKEFELAKDKIMMGAERKSMVMSEKEKQNTAYHEAGHAIVGRVVPEHDPVYKVSIIPRGRALGVTMFLPEEDRYSLSKRALISQICSLYGGRIAEEMTLGFDGVTTGASNDIMRASQIARNMVTKWGLSEKLGPLMYAEEEGEVFLGRGGGGQAASFSGETAKLIDSEVRSIIDQCYGTAKQILTDNRDKLDAMADALMKYETIDAEQIDDIMAGRTPREPRDWSGGTGTPPPPVVQDERPEKPIGGPAADV; encoded by the coding sequence ATGGCAAAGAATCTGATCCTGTGGTTGATCATCGCGGCTGTCCTCGTGACGGTGATGAACAACTTCTCCAGCCCTAACGAGCCGCAGACCCTCAACTATTCCGACTTCATCCAGCAGGTCAAGGATGGCAAGGTCGAGCGCGTCGCGGTTGATGGCTATGTGATTACCGGCAAGCGCAACGATGGCGACAGCTTCAAGACCATTCGTCCGGCAATTCAGGACAATGGCCTGATCGGTGACCTGGTCGACAACCACGTTGTGGTTGAAGGCAAGCAGCCAGAACAGCAAAGCATCTGGACCCAGCTTCTGGTGGCCAGCTTCCCGATCCTGGTGATCATCGCGGTGTTCATGTTCTTCATGCGCCAGATGCAGGGTGGTGCCGGCGGCAAGGGCGGACCGATGAGCTTCGGCAAGAGCAAGGCGCGCCTGCTTTCCGAAGATCAGGTGAAAACCACCTTGGCTGACGTTGCTGGTTGCGACGAAGCCAAGGAAGAAGTTGGCGAGCTCGTTGAGTTTCTCCGTGATCCGGGCAAGTTCCAGCGTCTTGGTGGTCGCATTCCTCGCGGTGTGCTGATGGTCGGTCCTCCGGGTACCGGTAAAACCTTGCTGGCCAAGGCCATTGCCGGTGAAGCCAAGGTGCCTTTCTTCACTATTTCCGGTTCCGACTTTGTCGAGATGTTCGTCGGCGTCGGCGCAAGCCGTGTTCGTGACATGTTCGAGCAGGCGAAGAAACATGCGCCGTGCATCATCTTCATCGACGAAATCGACGCCGTCGGTCGCCATCGTGGCGCCGGTATGGGTGGTGGTCACGACGAGCGTGAGCAGACTCTCAACCAGTTGCTGGTTGAGATGGACGGCTTCGAAATGAACGACGGCATTATCGTGATTGCTGCAACCAACCGTCCTGACGTACTCGACCCTGCGCTGCTGCGTCCAGGCCGTTTCGACCGTCAAGTGGTGGTCGGTCTGCCGGATATCCGTGGTCGCGAACAGATTCTCAAGGTTCACATGCGTAAAGTGCCAATGGGTGACGACGTTGCTCCGGCGGTTATCGCTCGTGGTACTCCTGGCTTTTCCGGTGCTGACCTCGCTAACCTGGTCAACGAAGCTTCGTTGTTTGCGGCTCGTGCCGGCAAACGCATCGTCGAGATGAAAGAGTTCGAACTGGCTAAAGACAAGATCATGATGGGCGCTGAGCGCAAATCGATGGTCATGTCCGAGAAGGAAAAGCAGAACACCGCTTATCACGAAGCAGGCCACGCTATTGTTGGCCGTGTCGTGCCTGAGCATGATCCGGTCTACAAGGTTTCGATCATCCCGCGCGGTCGTGCGCTGGGTGTGACGATGTTCCTGCCGGAAGAAGATCGCTACAGTCTGTCCAAGCGTGCACTGATCAGTCAGATCTGCTCGCTGTACGGTGGCCGTATCGCAGAAGAAATGACGCTCGGTTTCGACGGTGTGACCACCGGCGCTTCCAACGACATCATGCGTGCCAGTCAGATTGCGCGGAACATGGTGACCAAGTGGGGCCTGTCGGAAAAACTCGGTCCGCTAATGTATGCCGAAGAAGAAGGCGAAGTGTTCCTGGGTCGCGGCGGTGGTGGTCAGGCTGCAAGCTTCTCCGGTGAGACGGCCAAGCTGATCGACTCCGAAGTGCGCAGCATCATTGATCAATGCTATGGCACCGCCAAGCAGATCCTCACGGACAACCGTGACAAGCTCGATGCGATGGCCGATGCTCTGATGAAGTATGAAACGATCGATGCTGAACAGATCGACGACATCATGGCAGGTCGTACGCCTCGCGAGCCGCGTGATTGGTCGGGTGGTACCGGTACTCCGCCGCCGCCAGTTGTTCAGGATGAGCGTCCGGAAAAACCGATTGGCGGTCCGGCTGCTGACGTTTAA
- the rlmE gene encoding 23S rRNA (uridine(2552)-2'-O)-methyltransferase RlmE, protein MARSKTSLGWLKRHVNDPYVKQAQKDGYRSRASYKLLEVQEKYKLIRPGMSVVDLGAAPGGWSQVTSRLIGGQGRLIASDILEMDSIPDVTFIQGDFTEDAVLAQILEAVGNSQVDLVISDMAPNMSGTPEVDMPKAMFLCELALDLAERILKPGGNFVIKIFQGEGFDVYLKDARKKFDKIQMIKPDSSRGSSREQYMLAWGYRGRSE, encoded by the coding sequence ATGGCGCGTTCCAAGACAAGCCTTGGTTGGCTGAAACGACATGTCAACGATCCTTATGTGAAGCAAGCGCAGAAGGATGGCTACCGCTCGCGTGCGAGTTACAAGCTTCTGGAAGTCCAGGAGAAATACAAGCTGATCCGCCCTGGTATGAGCGTTGTCGACCTGGGTGCAGCGCCCGGTGGCTGGTCGCAGGTGACTAGCCGGCTGATCGGTGGTCAGGGGCGTCTGATCGCTTCGGACATCCTGGAAATGGACAGCATTCCTGACGTGACATTTATCCAGGGTGACTTCACCGAAGACGCCGTGCTCGCGCAAATTCTGGAAGCCGTCGGTAATTCGCAGGTAGACCTTGTGATTTCCGATATGGCCCCCAATATGAGTGGTACGCCTGAAGTGGATATGCCCAAAGCCATGTTCCTTTGCGAGCTGGCGCTTGATCTGGCGGAGCGGATACTCAAGCCGGGTGGTAATTTCGTTATCAAGATTTTTCAGGGCGAAGGATTTGATGTTTACCTGAAGGATGCTCGCAAGAAGTTCGACAAGATCCAGATGATCAAACCGGACTCGTCCCGCGGCAGTTCTCGTGAGCAATACATGCTGGCTTGGGGCTACCGGGGTCGTAGTGAGTAA
- a CDS encoding YhbY family RNA-binding protein produces MPLTPEQKKQYKSIGHHLKPVLTVADNGLTEGVLAELERALADHELIKIKLNILDRESRLAHIAELCKVGKADLVQVIGKMALVYRKNFSANKQLSNVHRFK; encoded by the coding sequence ATGCCGCTCACTCCAGAGCAGAAGAAACAGTACAAATCCATTGGCCACCACCTGAAACCCGTTTTGACGGTGGCTGACAACGGTTTGACTGAAGGTGTGTTAGCCGAACTTGAACGCGCTTTGGCCGATCACGAGCTGATTAAAATCAAGCTCAACATCCTCGACCGCGAGTCGCGCCTGGCGCACATTGCAGAACTGTGCAAGGTCGGCAAAGCGGATCTGGTACAGGTCATCGGCAAGATGGCACTGGTTTATCGTAAGAACTTCAGCGCCAACAAGCAGCTGTCGAACGTTCATCGCTTCAAGTGA
- the carB gene encoding carbamoyl-phosphate synthase large subunit: MPKRTDIKSILILGAGPIVIGQACEFDYSGAQACKALREEGYRVILVNSNPATIMTDPDMADATYIEPIKWQTVAKIIEKERPDAVLPTMGGQTALNCALDLEREGVLEKFGVEMIGANADTIDKAEDRSRFDKAMKSIGLECPRSGIAHSMEEANAVLERLGFPCIIRPSFTMGGTGGGIAYNREEFEEICARGLDLSPTKELLIDESLIGWKEYEMEVVRDKKDNCIIVCSIENFDPMGVHTGDSITVAPAQTLTDKEYQILRNASLAVLREIGVETGGSNVQFGICPDTGRMVVIEMNPRVSRSSALASKATGFPIAKVAAKLAVGYTLDELSNDITGGKTPASFEPSIDYVVTKLPRFAFEKFANADARLTTQMKSVGEVMAIGRTFQESLQKALRGLEVGVCGLDEKLDLSNPESMSVLKRELTVPGAERIWYVADAFRAGMTVEDIFGMNMIDPWFLVQIEDLIKDEEKVKTLGLSAIDRDLMFKLKRKGFSDQRLAKLLGVTEKNLRTHRQKLEVFPVYKRVDTCAAEFATDTAYLYSTYEEECEAAPSGRDKIMILGGGPNRIGQGIEFDYCCVHAALALREDGYETIMVNCNPETVSTDYDTSDRLYFEPVTLEDVLEICRVEKPKGVIVQYGGQTPLKLARALEAAGVPIIGTSPDAIDRAEDRERFQQMVERLNLRQPPNATVRSEDEAVRAAAKIGYPLVVRPSYVLGGRAMEIVYKEDELKRYLRDAVQVSNDSPVLLDHFLNCAIEMDVDAVCDGKDVVIGAIMQHIEQAGVHSGDSACSLPPYSLPAHIQDEMREQVKKMALELGVVGLMNVQLALQGEDIYVIEVNPRASRTVPFVSKCIGVSLAMIAARVMAGKTLQEIGFTKEIIPNFYSVKEAVFPFAKFPGVDPILGPEMKSTGEVMGVGDTFGEAFAKAQMGASEVLPTGGTAFISVRDDDKPLVAGVARDLINLGFEVVATAGTAKLIEAAGLKVRRVNKVTEGRPHVVDMIKNDEVTLIINTTEGRQSIADSYSIRRNALQHKIYCTTTIAAGEAICEALKFGPEKTVRRLQDLHAGLKA; this comes from the coding sequence ATGCCAAAACGTACAGACATTAAAAGCATCCTGATTCTCGGCGCTGGCCCGATCGTTATCGGCCAGGCCTGCGAATTCGACTACTCCGGCGCCCAGGCTTGCAAAGCCCTGCGCGAAGAGGGTTACCGCGTCATCCTGGTGAACTCCAACCCGGCCACCATCATGACCGACCCGGACATGGCCGACGCCACCTACATCGAGCCGATCAAGTGGCAGACCGTTGCCAAGATCATCGAGAAAGAGCGTCCGGATGCAGTGCTGCCAACCATGGGCGGCCAGACCGCGCTGAACTGCGCCCTGGACCTGGAGCGCGAAGGCGTTCTGGAGAAGTTCGGGGTGGAAATGATCGGTGCCAACGCCGACACCATCGACAAGGCTGAAGACCGTTCGCGTTTCGACAAAGCCATGAAGTCGATCGGCCTGGAATGCCCGCGTTCAGGTATTGCCCACAGCATGGAAGAAGCCAACGCCGTTCTTGAGCGCCTGGGCTTCCCGTGCATCATCCGTCCGTCCTTCACCATGGGCGGCACCGGTGGCGGTATCGCCTACAACCGTGAAGAGTTCGAAGAAATCTGCGCCCGCGGTCTCGACCTGTCGCCGACCAAAGAGCTGCTGATCGACGAATCGCTGATCGGCTGGAAAGAATATGAAATGGAAGTTGTCCGCGACAAAAAGGACAACTGCATCATCGTTTGCTCGATCGAAAACTTCGACCCGATGGGTGTGCACACCGGTGACTCGATCACTGTTGCGCCGGCTCAGACCCTGACCGACAAGGAATACCAGATCCTGCGTAACGCCTCCCTGGCGGTACTGCGCGAGATCGGCGTCGAGACTGGCGGCTCCAACGTACAGTTCGGTATCTGCCCGGATACCGGCCGCATGGTCGTGATCGAAATGAACCCGCGTGTGTCGCGTTCCTCGGCACTGGCTTCGAAAGCCACCGGTTTCCCGATCGCCAAAGTCGCCGCCAAACTGGCTGTGGGCTACACCCTCGACGAACTGTCGAACGACATCACCGGCGGCAAGACCCCGGCGTCCTTCGAGCCGTCGATCGACTACGTCGTCACCAAGCTGCCACGCTTCGCCTTCGAAAAATTCGCCAACGCTGACGCGCGCCTGACCACTCAGATGAAGTCGGTTGGTGAAGTCATGGCCATCGGCCGGACCTTCCAGGAATCCCTGCAGAAAGCTCTGCGCGGTCTGGAAGTGGGCGTTTGCGGTCTGGACGAGAAACTCGACCTGAGCAACCCGGAAAGCATGAGCGTGCTCAAGCGCGAACTGACCGTGCCGGGCGCTGAGCGCATCTGGTATGTGGCGGACGCTTTCCGCGCCGGCATGACCGTCGAAGACATCTTCGGCATGAACATGATCGATCCGTGGTTCCTGGTGCAGATCGAAGATCTGATCAAGGACGAAGAGAAGGTCAAGACCCTCGGCTTGTCGGCTATCGACCGCGACCTGATGTTCAAGCTCAAGCGCAAAGGCTTCTCCGATCAGCGTCTGGCCAAGCTGCTGGGTGTGACCGAGAAAAACCTGCGCACGCACCGTCAAAAGCTGGAAGTGTTCCCGGTCTACAAGCGCGTTGATACCTGCGCCGCCGAGTTCGCCACCGACACCGCTTACCTCTACTCGACGTACGAGGAAGAGTGCGAAGCCGCGCCGTCGGGTCGCGACAAAATCATGATTCTGGGTGGCGGTCCAAACCGTATCGGCCAGGGCATCGAGTTCGACTACTGCTGCGTTCACGCTGCCCTCGCATTGCGCGAAGACGGCTACGAAACCATCATGGTCAACTGCAACCCGGAAACCGTTTCCACCGACTACGACACTTCCGACCGTCTGTACTTTGAGCCGGTAACCCTGGAAGACGTGCTGGAAATCTGTCGCGTCGAGAAGCCGAAAGGCGTGATTGTCCAGTACGGCGGCCAGACTCCGCTGAAACTGGCTCGTGCTCTGGAAGCTGCCGGCGTGCCAATCATCGGCACCAGCCCTGACGCCATCGACCGCGCTGAAGACCGTGAGCGTTTCCAGCAAATGGTTGAGCGCCTGAACCTGCGTCAGCCGCCAAACGCCACCGTGCGCAGCGAAGACGAAGCTGTTCGCGCTGCTGCGAAGATCGGTTATCCGCTGGTGGTGCGTCCGTCCTATGTACTGGGCGGTCGCGCGATGGAAATCGTTTATAAGGAAGACGAGCTCAAGCGTTACCTGCGTGACGCGGTGCAAGTGTCCAACGACAGCCCGGTGCTGCTCGACCACTTCCTCAACTGCGCCATTGAAATGGACGTGGATGCGGTCTGCGACGGCAAAGACGTGGTGATCGGCGCGATCATGCAGCACATCGAACAGGCTGGCGTTCACTCCGGTGACTCCGCTTGCTCGCTGCCGCCGTACTCGCTGCCGGCGCACATCCAGGACGAGATGCGCGAACAGGTCAAGAAAATGGCCTTGGAGTTGGGCGTTGTCGGCCTGATGAACGTACAGTTGGCGCTGCAAGGCGAAGACATCTACGTCATTGAGGTCAACCCGCGCGCCTCCCGTACCGTACCGTTCGTCTCCAAGTGCATCGGTGTTTCCCTGGCGATGATCGCTGCTCGCGTGATGGCCGGTAAAACCCTGCAGGAAATCGGCTTCACCAAAGAAATCATCCCGAACTTCTACAGCGTGAAAGAGGCGGTATTCCCATTCGCCAAATTCCCTGGCGTTGACCCGATCCTCGGCCCGGAGATGAAGTCGACCGGTGAAGTGATGGGCGTCGGCGATACCTTCGGTGAGGCATTCGCCAAGGCCCAGATGGGCGCCAGCGAAGTGTTGCCGACCGGCGGTACTGCGTTCATCAGTGTGCGTGATGATGACAAGCCACTGGTTGCAGGCGTGGCCCGTGATCTGATCAACTTGGGTTTCGAAGTGGTTGCCACTGCCGGTACTGCCAAGCTGATCGAAGCGGCTGGCCTGAAAGTGCGCCGTGTGAACAAAGTGACCGAGGGTCGTCCGCACGTGGTCGACATGATCAAGAATGACGAAGTCACCCTGATCATCAACACCACCGAAGGTCGTCAGTCGATCGCTGATTCGTACTCCATTCGTCGTAATGCCTTGCAGCACAAGATTTACTGCACCACCACCATTGCTGCGGGCGAAGCTATCTGTGAAGCGCTGAAGTTCGGTCCGGAAAAGACTGTGCGCCGCTTGCAGGATCTACACGCAGGATTGAAGGCATGA
- the dnaJ gene encoding molecular chaperone DnaJ yields the protein MAKRDYYEVLGVERGSSDADLKKAYRRLAMKHHPDRNPDDKASEEMFKEANEAYEVLSDSSKRAAYDQYGHAGVDPSMGGGGAGFGGQNFSDIFGDVFSDFFGGGRGGSRGGAQRGSDLRYTLELNLEEAVRGTTVNIRVPTLVNCKPCDGSGAKKGSSPSTCPTCGGIGQVRMQQGFFSVQQTCPRCHGQGKIISDPCDSCHGDGRIEEYKTLSVKVPAGVDTGDRIRLSGEGEAGTQGGPTGDLYVVINVREHDIFQRDGKHLFCEVPISFVDAALGGELEIPTLDGRVKLKIPEGTQTGKQFRVRGKGVAPVRGGGAGDLMCRVAVETPVNLNRRQRELLEEFRSSLADDNSHSPKTTGWFDGVKRFFGDL from the coding sequence ATGGCAAAGCGTGACTATTACGAAGTATTGGGTGTTGAGCGTGGCTCAAGCGATGCAGACCTGAAGAAGGCCTATCGCCGTCTGGCGATGAAGCACCACCCGGACCGTAATCCCGATGACAAAGCATCGGAAGAGATGTTCAAAGAGGCCAACGAGGCCTATGAAGTGCTGTCCGACTCCAGCAAGCGTGCGGCGTACGATCAGTACGGTCATGCCGGTGTCGACCCAAGCATGGGCGGCGGCGGTGCCGGTTTCGGTGGTCAGAACTTCTCTGACATCTTTGGCGATGTCTTCAGTGATTTCTTCGGTGGCGGTCGCGGCGGTTCCCGTGGCGGCGCTCAGCGCGGCAGCGACTTGCGCTACACCCTGGAGCTGAATCTGGAAGAAGCGGTGCGCGGTACGACCGTGAATATCCGTGTGCCGACGCTGGTCAATTGCAAGCCGTGTGATGGTTCGGGCGCCAAGAAAGGTTCTTCGCCGTCGACCTGCCCGACTTGCGGCGGCATCGGTCAGGTGCGCATGCAGCAGGGCTTCTTCTCGGTGCAGCAGACCTGCCCGCGCTGCCATGGCCAGGGCAAGATCATTTCCGACCCGTGCGATTCCTGCCACGGTGACGGTCGCATCGAAGAGTACAAAACCCTTTCGGTCAAAGTGCCGGCTGGCGTTGATACCGGCGACCGCATTCGTCTGTCCGGCGAAGGTGAGGCGGGTACTCAAGGTGGCCCGACTGGCGATCTGTACGTGGTCATCAATGTCCGCGAGCACGATATCTTCCAGCGCGACGGCAAGCATCTGTTCTGCGAAGTGCCGATCAGCTTCGTTGATGCAGCGTTGGGTGGCGAGCTGGAAATTCCGACCCTCGACGGTCGCGTCAAACTGAAAATCCCTGAAGGCACCCAGACCGGCAAGCAGTTCCGCGTTCGCGGCAAGGGCGTAGCGCCAGTGCGTGGCGGTGGTGCGGGCGACTTGATGTGCCGTGTTGCGGTCGAGACCCCGGTCAACCTGAACCGTCGTCAGCGCGAATTGCTTGAAGAATTCCGCAGTTCGCTGGCCGATGACAACAGCCATTCGCCGAAAACCACCGGTTGGTTCGACGGTGTGAAGCGCTTCTTCGGCGATCTGTAA
- the dapB gene encoding 4-hydroxy-tetrahydrodipicolinate reductase: protein MRRIAVMGAAGRMGKILVEAVQQRAPLTGLTAAIVRPGSTLIGVDAGELASLGRIGVPLSGHVESVAEEFDVLIDFTLPEVMLKNLAFCRKAGKAMVIGTTGLDAAQKKLLAEAGKDIPIVFAANFSVGVNLSLKLLEMTARVLGDDADIEIIEAHHRHKIDAPSGTALRMGEVIADALDRDLQKVAVYGREGHTGVRERETIGFATVRGGDVVGDHTVLFACEGERLEITHKASSRMTFAKGAVRAALWLDGREPGLYDMQDVLELH from the coding sequence ATGCGACGTATAGCTGTGATGGGCGCCGCCGGGCGCATGGGCAAGATTCTGGTTGAGGCCGTGCAACAGCGCGCGCCACTGACCGGTTTGACCGCCGCAATCGTGCGTCCTGGCAGCACGCTGATTGGTGTGGATGCCGGTGAGCTGGCTTCGCTTGGGCGTATCGGTGTGCCGTTGTCCGGTCATGTGGAGTCGGTGGCGGAAGAGTTCGACGTGTTGATCGACTTTACCCTGCCGGAAGTCATGCTGAAAAACCTGGCGTTCTGCCGCAAGGCTGGTAAAGCCATGGTGATCGGTACCACCGGGCTGGATGCTGCGCAGAAGAAGTTGTTGGCCGAGGCCGGCAAGGACATACCGATCGTGTTCGCCGCCAATTTCAGTGTCGGGGTAAACCTGTCGCTGAAACTGCTCGAGATGACTGCGCGAGTGCTGGGTGACGATGCCGACATCGAGATCATCGAGGCTCATCACCGGCACAAGATTGATGCCCCTTCAGGCACGGCTTTGCGCATGGGTGAAGTGATTGCCGATGCGCTGGATCGTGATCTGCAGAAGGTTGCGGTCTATGGCCGTGAAGGCCATACCGGTGTGCGTGAGCGTGAAACCATCGGTTTTGCCACCGTGCGCGGTGGTGATGTGGTCGGTGATCATACGGTGCTGTTCGCCTGCGAGGGCGAGCGTCTGGAGATCACTCATAAAGCTTCAAGTCGCATGACGTTTGCCAAGGGGGCGGTGCGTGCCGCGCTGTGGCTGGACGGTCGCGAACCGGGCCTTTATGACATGCAAGACGTGCTCGAACTGCACTGA